The sequence CGGGTGCGGAAGGGCCTACCCGGCGATGTTGCCGACATTCCGGTCTCAGGGCCGCTGACGTGGCTCGCGTCGAGACTGGGGTTGAACGATCCGGGCGTCAACATCAACAGCGCATGCGCCTCCTCGACGATGGCCGTCGCCCGGGCCGCCGCCATGATCGAGTCCGGTCGCGCCGATGCGGTGCTCGTCGTCTGCATGGACCTGGTGAGCGAATTCGTCTTTTCCGGCTTCAGTTCGCTTCAGGCGCTGGATCCCGCCGGTTGCCGCCCCTTCGACCGGAACCGGAACGGCCTTTCCCTCGGGGAAGGGGGAGCGGCCCTGCTGATGATGAGCGCGGAAACGGCACGAAGGAAGGGAATCCCCGGAATCGGTTCGGTCGTCGGCTGGGGCGCGGCCAACGACGCCACCCACGTCACCGCCCCCGCCCGCGATGGTTGCGGTCTGATTCAGGCCGTCCGCCGGGCGTTGGCGAAGGCGTCGATCGGACCGGACGACATCTCGGCCATCAACGCCCATGGCACGGGGACGGGTTACAATGATGCGATGGAGATCACCGCATTCGAAGCCGTCTTCGGATCCCGCCGCATTCCGCTGAATTCGCTCAAGGGAGCCATCGGACACACCTTGGGCGCTGCGGGCGGGATCGAAGTTGCCGTGGGCCTGCGGTCGCTGGCCGACCGCACACTGCCGCCCACCGCCGGGTTCGGGGAGCCCATGGAGCAATGCGGCTTCTCCGTAAGCCCCCTCCCGCAACCGATCGGAGGCCGATACCTGCTGAGCACCAATTCCGGCTTCGGCGGGATCAACGCCGCCCTCATCCTGAAGGGGAATCCCAAGTGACCGGTTCCGTCGTCGCAGGCATCGGCTGGATAACTTCGCAGGGGCCGGGCCGGGGCCGGGAGGCGCGGGAGTTTTCGATGACCTCAGGCCCGATCCCACTCGTGACCAGGGAAGATGTATTCCCCGAACCGAACCTCCGGTTCGGGCGACTTCCGCAATATTCCAGGGTGGGCCTCGCCGCCGTCGCGTTCGCCCTGCGCGACGCCGGGATGGAACATTGGGAAACAAAACGTTCCGCGGGCATCGTGGCCTCGACCCGGGCGGGGTGCCTCGCCACGGATATCGAGTATTACAATACCGTCCTCCCTGAGGGCGGCGGACTGCCAAGCCCCAACCTGTTCTCCTCCACCCTCCCGACCTGCTTTCTGGGGGAAGCGGCGATCCAGTTCGGCCTGACGGGCCCGACCCTCATCGTCAACGATCCCGCCGAAGACGCCCTGGGCGGGGTGCGGATGGCGCTCGAGAGCCTCTCTTGGGGGGAGTGCGGGACGATGCTGGCGGGCCATATCGATCTCCCGGCCGGACCGGCGATCCCGGGGATCCGCCCCCCGTACGCCGGCGGGCTCTTCATGGTGCTGGAAAATGCCCGGGATTCGGCCGCAAGCGGCTACGGGGCGCTCGACTTGTCCGAAGGAGGCGCCGTTCGGCACGAAGGAATCGAGATCGCCGGCCTGAACGAGCTTGTCCGCGCATGCCTCGCGTTTCCGAGACCCTCATGAAGATGGCGCTGGTCTATCCTTCCTGGCGCAAGCTGGACCGACAGACGGAATTCCACCTCCCCCCGCACGGCCCCGTCGTCTTCGCCGCCACCGTGCCGCCCGAGGTGTCGCTGACCTTCGTCGACGAGAACCTCCAGGAGATCGATTTCGACGCCCCCTGCGACCTGGTCGGGATCTCCGTCATGCTGACCTGCCAGCTGCCGCGGGCTTTCGAAATCGCGAAGCGATACCGGGAACGGGGCGTCCCGGTCCTCTTCGGCGGCATCGCCACCATGCTCCACGCCGAGGAGGTCGCCGCGCACGCCGATTCGGTCTTCCTCGGGGAAGCGGAGGGCCGCTTCGCCGGCGTTCTGGACGACTTCTCCGCAGGCCGGCTGAAAAAAACCTATGACTACATGAACTCCCCCCCGGACATGGCGTTGATCGGAACCGCCCGACGGGAGATCCTCTCCCGCAACCTGTACAACTACCGGGGAGTCCAGATGCTCGACCTGATCCACGCCTCCCGCGGATGCCGCTTCAACTGCTACCCCTGCTGCAGCGTTTTCCTTGGAGGGAAAACCTTCCGCCCACGCCCGATCGATCTCG is a genomic window of Deltaproteobacteria bacterium containing:
- a CDS encoding beta-ketoacyl-[acyl-carrier-protein] synthase family protein codes for the protein TASVTGLGPDLDTTWRRLLAGETAVRPIRRFDASRYPARNASWIEGLESRGNRSLLFPILERLLDGFDPLPPGCRLVTATTKGCIDTFERVRKGLPGDVADIPVSGPLTWLASRLGLNDPGVNINSACASSTMAVARAAAMIESGRADAVLVVCMDLVSEFVFSGFSSLQALDPAGCRPFDRNRNGLSLGEGGAALLMMSAETARRKGIPGIGSVVGWGAANDATHVTAPARDGCGLIQAVRRALAKASIGPDDISAINAHGTGTGYNDAMEITAFEAVFGSRRIPLNSLKGAIGHTLGAAGGIEVAVGLRSLADRTLPPTAGFGEPMEQCGFSVSPLPQPIGGRYLLSTNSGFGGINAALILKGNPK
- a CDS encoding beta-ketoacyl synthase — translated: MTGSVVAGIGWITSQGPGRGREAREFSMTSGPIPLVTREDVFPEPNLRFGRLPQYSRVGLAAVAFALRDAGMEHWETKRSAGIVASTRAGCLATDIEYYNTVLPEGGGLPSPNLFSSTLPTCFLGEAAIQFGLTGPTLIVNDPAEDALGGVRMALESLSWGECGTMLAGHIDLPAGPAIPGIRPPYAGGLFMVLENARDSAASGYGALDLSEGGAVRHEGIEIAGLNELVRACLAFPRPS